In a genomic window of Canis lupus familiaris isolate Mischka breed German Shepherd chromosome 28, alternate assembly UU_Cfam_GSD_1.0, whole genome shotgun sequence:
- the LOC119866566 gene encoding heterogeneous nuclear ribonucleoprotein A3 isoform X7: protein MEGHDPKEPEQLRKLFIGGLSFETTDDSLREHFEKWGTLTDCVVMRDPQTKRSRGFGFVTYSCVEEVDAAMCARPHKVDGRVVEPKRAVSREDSVKPGAHLTVKKIFVGGIKEDTEEYNLRDYFEKYGKIETIEVMEDRQSGKKRGFAFVTFDDHDTVDKIVVQKYHTINGHNCEVKKALSKQEMQSAGSQRGRGGGSGNFMGRGGNFGGGGNFGRGGNFGGRGGYGGGGGGSRGSYGGGDGGYNGFGGDGGNYGGGPGYSSRGGYGGGGPGYGNQGGGYGGGGGGYDGYNEGGNFGGGNYGGGGNYNDFGNYSGQQQSNYGPMKGGSFGGRSSGSPYGGGYGSGGGSGGYGSRRF from the coding sequence AAGGAACCCGAGCAGTTGAGAAAACTGTTTATTGGTGGTTTGAGCTTTGAAACTACGGATGATAGTTTaagagaacattttgaaaaatggggCACACTTACAGAttgtgtggtaatgagagaccccCAAACAAAACGTTCCAGGGGTTTTGGTTTTGTGACTTACTCTTGTGTTGAAGAGGTGGATGCAGCAATGTGTGCCCGACCACACAAGGTTGATGGGCGTGTAGTGGAACCAAAGAGAGCTGTTTCTAGAGAGGATTCTGTAAAGCCTGGTGCCCATCTAACAGTGAAGAAAATTTTTGTTGGTGGtattaaagaagatacagaagaatATAATTTGAGAGACTACTTTGAAAAGTATGGCAAAATTGAAACCATAGAAGTTATGGAAGACCGGCAgagtggaaaaaagagaggatttGCTTTTGTAACTTTCGATGATCATGATACAGTTGATAAAATTGTTGTTCAGAAATACCACACTATTAATGGGCATAATTGTGAAGTGAAAAAGGCCCTTTCTAAACAAGAGATGCAGTCTGCTGGATCGCAAAGAGGTCGTGGAGGTGGATCTGGCAACTTCATGGGTCGTGGAGGAAACTTTGGAGGTGGTGGTAATTTTGGCCGTGGTGGAAActttgggggaagaggaggctatggtggtggaggtggtggcagcAGAGGTAGTTATGGAGGAGGTGATGGTGGATATAATGGATTTGGAGGTGATGGTGGCAACTATGGTGGTGGTCCTGGTTATAGTAGTAGAGGAGGCTATGGTGGTGGTGGACCAGGATATGGAAACCAAGGAGGCGgatatggtggtggtggtggaggataCGATGGTTACAatgaaggaggaaattttggaggtgGTAACTATGGTGGTGGTGGGAACTATAATGATTTTGGAAATTATAGTGGACAACAGCAATCAAATTATGGACCCATGAAAGGGGGCAGTTTTGGTGGAAGAAGCTCGGGCAGTCCCTATGGTGGTGGTTATGGATCTGGTGGTGGAAG
- the LOC119866566 gene encoding heterogeneous nuclear ribonucleoprotein A3 isoform X6: MEVKPPPGRPQPDSGRRRRRRGEEGHDPKEPEQLRKLFIGGLSFETTDDSLREHFEKWGTLTDCVVMRDPQTKRSRGFGFVTYSCVEEVDAAMCARPHKVDGRVVEPKRAVSREDSVKPGAHLTVKKIFVGGIKEDTEEYNLRDYFEKYGKIETIEVMEDRQSGKKRGFAFVTFDDHDTVDKIVVQKYHTINGHNCEVKKALSKQEMQSAGSQRGRGGGSGNFMGRGGNFGGGGNFGRGGNFGGRGGYGGGGGGSRGSYGGGDGGYNGFGGDGGNYGGGPGYSSRGGYGGGGPGYGNQGGGYGGGGGGYDGYNEGGNFGGGNYGGGGNYNDFGNYSGQQQSNYGPMKGGSFGGRSSGSPYGGGYGSGGGSGGYGSRRF; the protein is encoded by the coding sequence AAGGAACCCGAGCAGTTGAGAAAACTGTTTATTGGTGGTTTGAGCTTTGAAACTACGGATGATAGTTTaagagaacattttgaaaaatggggCACACTTACAGAttgtgtggtaatgagagaccccCAAACAAAACGTTCCAGGGGTTTTGGTTTTGTGACTTACTCTTGTGTTGAAGAGGTGGATGCAGCAATGTGTGCCCGACCACACAAGGTTGATGGGCGTGTAGTGGAACCAAAGAGAGCTGTTTCTAGAGAGGATTCTGTAAAGCCTGGTGCCCATCTAACAGTGAAGAAAATTTTTGTTGGTGGtattaaagaagatacagaagaatATAATTTGAGAGACTACTTTGAAAAGTATGGCAAAATTGAAACCATAGAAGTTATGGAAGACCGGCAgagtggaaaaaagagaggatttGCTTTTGTAACTTTCGATGATCATGATACAGTTGATAAAATTGTTGTTCAGAAATACCACACTATTAATGGGCATAATTGTGAAGTGAAAAAGGCCCTTTCTAAACAAGAGATGCAGTCTGCTGGATCGCAAAGAGGTCGTGGAGGTGGATCTGGCAACTTCATGGGTCGTGGAGGAAACTTTGGAGGTGGTGGTAATTTTGGCCGTGGTGGAAActttgggggaagaggaggctatggtggtggaggtggtggcagcAGAGGTAGTTATGGAGGAGGTGATGGTGGATATAATGGATTTGGAGGTGATGGTGGCAACTATGGTGGTGGTCCTGGTTATAGTAGTAGAGGAGGCTATGGTGGTGGTGGACCAGGATATGGAAACCAAGGAGGCGgatatggtggtggtggtggaggataCGATGGTTACAatgaaggaggaaattttggaggtgGTAACTATGGTGGTGGTGGGAACTATAATGATTTTGGAAATTATAGTGGACAACAGCAATCAAATTATGGACCCATGAAAGGGGGCAGTTTTGGTGGAAGAAGCTCGGGCAGTCCCTATGGTGGTGGTTATGGATCTGGTGGTGGAAG